Sequence from the Nocardioides exalbidus genome:
TCGGCGACCTGCTCAAGAACGTCGCGATGGCGCTCGTCGCCACCGCCGTCCACCGCGCCTTCCCCGACCTGCTCGGCCGGCCGGTCACCGCGACCGCCGAGGCGCGGCCCCAGGGCACGCCCGCCACGTGAGCGAGATCCGCCTCGAGCAGGTCACCGTCACGGTCCCGACCCACGACGGCACCCGCGAGATCCTCCACGAGACGACGCTCCACCTCACCGAGCGGAGGGTCGCCCTGATCGGACCCAACGGCTCGGGCAAGTCGACCCTCGCCCGGCTCGTCAACGGGCTGGTCCCCGCGACCACCGGCCGCGTGCTCGTCGACGGCCTCGACGTGGCACGGGAGGGACGCGACGTACGACGCCGGGTGGGGTTCATGTTCACCGACCCCGCCGCGCAGCTGGTGATGCCGACCGCGCGCGAGGACGTGGCACTATCGCTGCGACGCCAGGTGAAGGACAAGGCGGACCGGCTGGCCCGGGCCGACCGGGTCCTCGCGGACCACGGGCTCGAGGGCTTCGGCGACCGCAGCGTGCACGCGCTGTCCGGCGGCGAGGGCCAGCTGCTCGCGCTCGCCGGCGTGCTCGCGACCGAGCCGTCGATCCTCGTGGCCGACGAGCCGACCACCCTGCTCGACCTCGGCAACAGCCGGAGGATCGGCGAGCTGCTGCTCGGCCTCTCCCAGCAGGTCGTCGTCGTCACCCACGACCTCGAGCTCGCCGCGCGGTGCGACCGTGC
This genomic interval carries:
- a CDS encoding energy-coupling factor ABC transporter ATP-binding protein: MSEIRLEQVTVTVPTHDGTREILHETTLHLTERRVALIGPNGSGKSTLARLVNGLVPATTGRVLVDGLDVAREGRDVRRRVGFMFTDPAAQLVMPTAREDVALSLRRQVKDKADRLARADRVLADHGLEGFGDRSVHALSGGEGQLLALAGVLATEPSILVADEPTTLLDLGNSRRIGELLLGLSQQVVVVTHDLELAARCDRALLVRHGRVELDGDPADVVEHYRRSA